A part of Dasypus novemcinctus isolate mDasNov1 chromosome 5, mDasNov1.1.hap2, whole genome shotgun sequence genomic DNA contains:
- the VSTM2A gene encoding V-set and transmembrane domain-containing protein 2A isoform X3 has translation MMGIFLASVGFVFFSVLFVQQGLSSQAKFTEFPRNVTATEGQNVEMSCAFQSGSASVYLEIQWWFLRGPEDLEPAAEVAGAQVELLPDRDPDNDGTKISTVKVQGNDISHKLQISKVRKKDEGLYECRVTDANYGELQEHKAQAYLKVSAGSHARRMQAFEASPMWLQDAKPRRNSSAVPSGGHSSASQRARATASPHAVARIPKQSPQSVHAKTFMSTRAKLAS, from the exons ATGATGGGGATCTTTTTGGCGTCTGttggatttgttttcttttcgGTTTTATTTGTACAGCAAGGGCTTTCTTCTCAAG CAAAATTCACCGAGTTTCCGCGGAACGTGACGGCTACCGAGGGACAGAATGTGGAGATGTCCTGCGCTTTTCAGAGCGGCTCCGCCTCGGTGTACCTGGAGATCCAGTGGTGGTTCCTGCGCGGGCCCGAGGACCTGGAGCCCGCAGCCGAGGTGGCCGGCGCGCAG GTGGAGCTCTTACCCGACAGAGACCCGGACAACGACGGAACCAAAATCAGT ACGGTGAAAGTCCAAGGCAACGACATCTCCCACAAGCTGCAGATCTCCAAAGTGCGGAAAAAGGACGAGGGCCTGTATGAGTGCAGGGTGACCGACGCCAACTACGGAGAGCTCCAAGAGCACAAGGCCCAGGCCTACCTGAAGGTCAGCGCGGGCAGCCACGCCCGCAGGATGCAGGCCTTCGAGGCCTCGCCCATGTGGCTGCAGGACGCCAAGCCCCGCAGGAACAGCTCGGCCGTCCCCAGCGGCGGCCACAGCTCCGCCAGCCAGCGAGCTCGCGCCACCGCCAGCCCTCACGCCGTGGCCAGAATCCCCAAACAGAGTCCACAATCAG